The Lysobacter panacisoli genome includes a window with the following:
- the ntrC gene encoding nitrogen regulation protein NR(I), with protein sequence MSGARVWVVDDDRSVRFVLATALREAGYRVDGFENARDALDALSERGAPDLLFTDVRMPGDDGLVLLDKLKAQAPKLPVIVMSAYTDVASTAGAFRGGAHEFLSKPFDLDEAVALAERTLATTAEAAPQREDAATQEDALIGDTPAMRTLFRAIGRLAQAPLSVLVTGETGTGKELVARALHRESPRAKSPFVALNTAAIPAELLESELFGHEAGAFTGAQRRHTGRFEQAHGGTLFLDEIGDMPLSLQTRLLRVLAEGEFFRVGGRELIRVDVRVIAATHQDLETLVADGRFRADLLHRLDVVRLRLPPLRERREDIPRLAERFLIAAAGRFDAPAKRFAPAALERLIAYDWPGNVRQLENLCWRLAALAPGDTIGREDLDEALAATPGKDSPHVDGDDDWDRRLSAWVRAQLELGRDDIHAQARERFERALFDAALEHTGGRRTEAAARLGLGRNTLTRKLGPGRRRS encoded by the coding sequence ATGAGCGGCGCACGCGTGTGGGTGGTCGACGACGACCGCAGCGTGCGCTTCGTGCTCGCCACCGCGCTGCGCGAAGCGGGGTATCGCGTCGACGGTTTCGAGAACGCGCGCGACGCACTCGACGCCCTGTCCGAACGCGGCGCACCGGACCTGCTGTTCACCGATGTGCGCATGCCCGGCGATGACGGCCTGGTGCTGCTCGACAAGCTCAAGGCGCAGGCGCCGAAGCTGCCGGTGATCGTGATGAGCGCGTACACCGACGTGGCCAGCACCGCCGGTGCGTTCCGCGGCGGTGCACACGAATTCCTGTCCAAGCCGTTCGACCTCGACGAAGCCGTAGCGCTGGCCGAACGCACGCTCGCCACTACCGCCGAGGCCGCGCCGCAGCGCGAGGACGCCGCCACGCAGGAAGATGCGCTGATCGGCGACACGCCGGCGATGCGCACGCTGTTCCGCGCGATCGGTCGCCTCGCACAGGCACCGCTGTCGGTGCTGGTGACCGGCGAGACCGGCACCGGCAAGGAGCTCGTCGCGCGCGCGCTGCACCGCGAGTCGCCACGCGCGAAATCGCCGTTCGTCGCGCTCAACACCGCCGCGATTCCGGCCGAACTGCTGGAAAGCGAACTGTTCGGCCACGAGGCCGGCGCGTTCACCGGTGCGCAGCGCCGCCACACCGGCCGCTTCGAACAGGCGCACGGTGGCACGCTGTTCCTCGACGAGATCGGCGACATGCCGTTGTCGCTGCAGACGCGGTTGCTGCGCGTACTCGCCGAGGGTGAGTTCTTCCGCGTCGGTGGACGCGAACTGATCCGCGTCGACGTGCGCGTGATCGCGGCCACCCACCAGGACCTGGAGACGCTGGTCGCCGACGGACGCTTCCGTGCCGACCTGCTGCATCGCCTCGACGTCGTGCGCCTGCGCCTGCCGCCATTGCGCGAGCGTCGCGAGGATATCCCGCGCCTGGCGGAACGTTTCCTCATCGCCGCCGCCGGACGCTTCGACGCACCGGCCAAGCGCTTCGCGCCCGCCGCGCTGGAACGCCTCATCGCCTACGACTGGCCCGGCAACGTGCGCCAGCTCGAGAACCTGTGCTGGCGACTCGCCGCGCTCGCACCGGGCGACACCATCGGCCGCGAGGATCTCGACGAAGCGCTTGCGGCCACACCGGGCAAGGACAGCCCGCACGTCGATGGCGATGATGACTGGGATCGGCGCCTGTCCGCATGGGTGCGCGCGCAGCTGGAGCTCGGCCGCGACGACATCCACGCGCAGGCGCGCGAACGCTTCGAGCGCGCGTTGTTCGACGCGGCGCTCGAGCACACCGGCGGGCGTCGCACCGAAGCGGCTGCGCGCCTGGGCCTGGGCCGCAACACGCTGACGCGCAAGCTGGGTCCGGGACGTCGGCGTTCGTAG